One Cupriavidus taiwanensis DNA window includes the following coding sequences:
- a CDS encoding response regulator — translation MSRFPVPTRVALADDHAIVLEGLKLVLSGIGNLVMAGEAADGAQLLALLQRERVDLLVMDLGMPGVDGLAFVQRLRALHPALRILVLTGNAGAGMGHAAIAAGANGYLIKSGDIGELVPALMALSEGRNVIAAGGAETATADALAALTRREQQILMLIARGATAGDIAAQLGISPLTARKHRENLMRKLDLHNTAEVVAYAARQGIPLD, via the coding sequence ATGAGCCGCTTTCCCGTCCCGACCCGCGTGGCACTCGCCGACGACCATGCCATCGTGCTGGAAGGGCTCAAGCTGGTGCTGTCCGGCATCGGCAACCTGGTGATGGCCGGCGAAGCTGCCGACGGCGCGCAGTTGCTGGCACTGCTGCAGCGCGAACGCGTCGACCTGCTGGTGATGGACCTGGGCATGCCGGGCGTCGATGGGCTTGCCTTCGTGCAGCGCTTGCGCGCCCTGCACCCCGCCCTGCGCATCCTGGTGCTGACCGGCAATGCGGGGGCCGGCATGGGCCACGCGGCGATCGCGGCCGGCGCCAACGGTTATCTGATCAAGAGCGGCGATATCGGCGAGCTGGTGCCCGCGCTGATGGCCCTGTCAGAAGGGCGCAACGTCATTGCTGCCGGCGGCGCGGAGACTGCTACGGCGGACGCCCTCGCCGCGCTGACCCGCCGCGAACAGCAGATCCTGATGCTGATCGCGCGCGGCGCGACCGCGGGCGACATTGCCGCGCAGCTGGGCATCAGCCCGCTGACTGCGCGCAAGCATCGGGAGAACCTGATGCGCAAGCTGGATCTGCATAACACCGCGGAGGTGGTGGCGTACGCCGCGCGTCAAGGCATTCCGCTGGACTGA
- a CDS encoding hybrid sensor histidine kinase/response regulator — protein sequence MNAPARQPADVAAAMVDLLYRQSNAVLFANFVIALPVCYVLRPSVPAPLLAAWIAAVYLLTTLRIGLSWRYFRRGGSAAPQAWARRFMVLSWVSSLLWGAVGSSILLPPEPQLVAFCCIVLAGMSSGAIPSLSAHPPTYRGSVAAMLLPFTLYCLMQQGPMYGVYAGFAACLLGANLYYSQVTYRTLRDGVRLRFENLALIGALERERDRATAADQAKTRFLAAAGHDLRQPVYAIGLQAAALTALGERGDVPAAQAHAVGRRLRATLARMDHLLDGLLDASRLDAGLMPVRRRPLPLARLLAEVGEEYAGQARQRGSVLRVVPARAWVDSDPDLLKRILDNLVVNALRHAPRASILVGARRRAGAMEIQVIDTGPGIAPAHQARVFDDYVQVPGTTPADEQADEQAGTRGLGLGLAIVRRLAALLDHAVTLRSAPGRGCMFSVRVPLADAAAAPVLAAAPAEPDGEPLCVMLVDDDPQVLGALTELLTVWGHVVYGGPSVAAVCEAHLAASRDGAAPVHLILADYRLGGGLTGLDAVTMLRARVGHAVPALIVTGDTAPDRLQALHDSGFPVLHKPIHGDALRAALRRAVQPAEFA from the coding sequence ATGAACGCGCCGGCCCGGCAGCCCGCCGACGTGGCGGCGGCGATGGTGGACCTGCTCTACCGGCAATCCAACGCGGTCTTGTTCGCCAACTTCGTGATCGCGCTGCCGGTGTGCTACGTGCTGCGTCCCAGCGTGCCGGCGCCGCTGCTGGCGGCATGGATCGCCGCGGTGTACCTGCTGACCACGTTGCGCATCGGCCTGTCGTGGCGCTATTTCCGGCGCGGCGGCAGCGCGGCGCCGCAGGCGTGGGCGCGCCGCTTCATGGTCCTGTCCTGGGTCTCCAGCCTGCTGTGGGGCGCGGTTGGCTCGTCCATCTTGCTGCCGCCCGAGCCGCAGCTGGTGGCGTTCTGCTGCATCGTGCTGGCCGGCATGTCCAGCGGCGCGATCCCGTCGCTGTCCGCGCATCCGCCGACCTACCGCGGCTCGGTCGCGGCCATGCTGCTGCCGTTCACGCTGTATTGCCTGATGCAGCAGGGGCCGATGTACGGCGTCTATGCGGGCTTTGCCGCATGCCTGCTGGGCGCCAACCTCTACTACAGCCAGGTCACCTACCGCACGCTGCGCGACGGCGTCAGGCTGCGCTTCGAGAACCTGGCGCTGATCGGCGCGCTGGAGCGCGAGCGCGATCGCGCCACCGCCGCGGACCAGGCCAAGACGCGCTTCCTGGCCGCCGCGGGCCATGACCTGCGCCAGCCCGTGTACGCGATCGGCCTGCAGGCGGCTGCGCTGACGGCGCTGGGTGAACGCGGCGACGTGCCGGCCGCCCAGGCGCATGCCGTCGGCCGCCGGCTGCGCGCCACGCTGGCACGCATGGACCACCTGCTCGACGGCCTGCTCGATGCGTCGCGGCTGGATGCGGGGCTGATGCCGGTACGGCGCCGCCCGCTGCCACTGGCGCGGCTGCTGGCCGAGGTCGGAGAAGAGTACGCCGGGCAGGCGCGCCAGCGCGGCAGCGTGCTGCGGGTCGTGCCGGCGCGCGCGTGGGTCGACAGCGACCCCGACCTGCTCAAGCGCATCCTCGACAATCTCGTCGTTAACGCGCTGCGGCATGCGCCGCGCGCCAGCATCCTGGTGGGCGCGCGCCGTCGCGCGGGCGCCATGGAAATCCAGGTGATCGACACCGGCCCCGGCATCGCGCCGGCGCATCAGGCACGCGTGTTCGACGATTATGTGCAGGTGCCGGGCACCACGCCGGCCGACGAGCAGGCCGACGAGCAGGCCGGCACCAGAGGGCTCGGACTCGGCCTTGCCATCGTGCGGCGCCTGGCGGCGCTGCTGGACCATGCGGTGACCCTGCGCTCGGCGCCCGGGCGCGGCTGCATGTTCTCGGTGCGCGTGCCGCTGGCCGATGCCGCCGCGGCGCCCGTGCTTGCCGCCGCGCCGGCCGAACCTGACGGCGAGCCGCTTTGCGTGATGCTGGTCGACGACGATCCCCAGGTGCTGGGCGCGCTGACCGAACTGCTGACGGTGTGGGGACATGTCGTCTACGGCGGCCCCAGCGTTGCCGCCGTGTGCGAGGCGCATCTTGCCGCCAGCCGCGACGGCGCGGCGCCGGTGCACCTGATCCTGGCCGACTACCGCCTGGGCGGCGGGCTGACGGGCCTCGACGCGGTCACGATGCTGCGCGCCCGCGTGGGCCACGCGGTGCCGGCGCTGATCGTCACCGGCGACACCGCGCCCGACCGCCTGCAGGCGCTCCACGACAGCGGCTTCCCGGTCCTGCACAAGCCCATTCATGGCGACGCGCTGCGCGCCGCGCTACGGCGCGCGGTGCAGCCGGCGGAGTTCGCCTGA
- a CDS encoding class I SAM-dependent methyltransferase has translation MDRTADSFRAFELAGWEDPEVVSRYQEHLSHVTRQSVESLLDAAHVTSGQRVLDVASGSGYVAAGAVQRGADSVGIDFALAQVQLARKLHPEVQYEQADAQALPFGDASFDAVVNGFGLCHMSDPDAALAEAFRVLRPGGRIAFTVWDTPERAVGFGAVYAAIRAYGSMDVDIPVGPNFFLFSDPGHCRSALQQAGFVMPTCRSVPQVWRFSTPDQLFDALAQGTVRAAATLRAQTPKARDEIRAVLRGTVAGYMRGSGFEVPMPAVLAAAVKP, from the coding sequence ATGGACCGCACCGCAGATTCGTTTCGCGCCTTTGAGCTGGCCGGCTGGGAAGACCCGGAGGTGGTCAGCCGGTACCAGGAACACCTGTCGCACGTGACCCGGCAATCGGTCGAGTCCCTGCTGGACGCGGCCCATGTGACCAGCGGGCAGCGCGTGCTGGATGTGGCTTCCGGCTCCGGCTACGTCGCGGCCGGGGCGGTGCAGCGCGGGGCCGATTCCGTCGGCATCGATTTCGCGCTGGCGCAGGTGCAACTGGCGCGCAAGCTCCATCCCGAGGTCCAGTATGAACAGGCCGACGCGCAGGCGCTGCCGTTCGGCGATGCCAGCTTCGACGCCGTGGTCAATGGCTTTGGCCTGTGCCATATGTCCGACCCGGACGCGGCGCTGGCCGAGGCCTTCCGCGTGCTGCGCCCGGGCGGGCGCATCGCCTTCACCGTCTGGGACACGCCGGAGCGCGCCGTCGGCTTCGGCGCGGTCTATGCCGCGATCCGCGCCTATGGCTCGATGGACGTCGACATCCCGGTCGGACCGAATTTCTTCCTGTTCAGCGATCCCGGCCATTGCCGCAGCGCCTTGCAGCAGGCCGGCTTCGTCATGCCGACCTGCCGCAGCGTGCCGCAGGTCTGGCGCTTCTCCACGCCCGACCAGCTGTTCGACGCGCTCGCCCAGGGCACCGTGCGCGCCGCCGCCACGCTGCGCGCGCAGACCCCCAAGGCCCGCGATGAAATCCGCGCCGTGCTGCGCGGCACCGTTGCCGGGTACATGCGCGGCAGCGGGTTTGAGGTGCCGATGCCGGCGGTGCTGGCGGCGGCGGTGAAGCCTTGA
- a CDS encoding glutathione S-transferase N-terminal domain-containing protein yields the protein MPDLSAFPITRKWPAQHPDRIQLYSLPTPNGVKVSIMLEETGLRYEPHLVRFDTDDQMSPEFLSLNPNNKIPAILDPDGPGGKPLALFESGAILLYLADKSGKLIPADPARRYETIQWVMFQMGGIGPMFGQLGFFHKFAGKDYEDKRPRDRYVAESRRLLKVLDQRLDGRAWIMGDEYSIADIATLPWVRNLVGFYEAGDLVGFKDFVNVQRVLDAFVQRPAVVKGLDTPHRG from the coding sequence GTGCCCGATCTGTCCGCTTTCCCCATCACCCGCAAATGGCCGGCGCAGCATCCCGACCGCATCCAGCTCTATTCGCTGCCCACGCCCAACGGCGTCAAGGTGTCGATCATGCTGGAAGAGACCGGCCTGCGGTACGAGCCGCACCTGGTGCGCTTCGACACCGACGACCAGATGTCGCCGGAATTCCTGTCGCTGAACCCGAACAACAAGATCCCGGCGATCCTCGACCCCGACGGCCCGGGCGGCAAGCCGCTGGCGCTGTTCGAATCCGGAGCGATCCTGCTGTACCTGGCCGACAAGTCCGGCAAGCTGATCCCCGCCGATCCGGCGCGCCGCTACGAGACCATCCAGTGGGTGATGTTCCAGATGGGCGGCATCGGCCCGATGTTCGGCCAGCTGGGCTTCTTCCACAAATTTGCCGGCAAGGACTACGAAGACAAGCGCCCGCGCGACCGCTACGTGGCCGAGAGCCGGCGCCTGCTCAAGGTGCTCGACCAGCGCCTGGACGGCCGCGCGTGGATCATGGGCGACGAGTACTCTATCGCTGACATCGCCACCCTGCCGTGGGTGCGCAACCTGGTCGGCTTCTACGAGGCGGGCGACCTGGTCGGCTTCAAGGACTTCGTCAACGTACAGCGCGTGCTCGATGCCTTCGTGCAGCGTCCGGCGGTGGTGAAGGGGCTGGATACGCCGCATCGGGGCTGA
- a CDS encoding EamA family transporter — MSLTVFAVVLLAAFLHAAWNAVVKGGGDKMLSTVMVAVTAGLMAALALPALPQPAPASWPFIAASVGVHVVYFALVARIYRSADMSLTYPLMRGSAPLLVALASVGWLGEHLSALAWAGIAVISLGILAMAGGARGARGGQGSREGVWLALLNALVIAAYTLIDGTGVRRSGAPVAYAFWIFVLTAVPLAAWALATRRPELRAYVRRNLVFALVGGGGTLASYGLSLWAMTRAPVAPVAALRESSILFGALISALLLKERVGAARLGAACLIAAGVATLRFA, encoded by the coding sequence ATGTCGCTCACCGTCTTCGCCGTCGTCCTGCTTGCCGCCTTCCTGCATGCCGCGTGGAATGCCGTGGTCAAGGGCGGCGGCGACAAGATGCTGTCCACCGTGATGGTGGCGGTGACCGCGGGCCTGATGGCCGCGCTGGCGCTGCCGGCGCTGCCGCAGCCGGCGCCCGCCAGCTGGCCCTTCATCGCCGCGTCCGTGGGCGTGCACGTGGTGTACTTTGCGCTGGTCGCGCGCATCTACCGCAGCGCGGACATGAGCCTGACCTACCCGCTGATGCGGGGGTCCGCGCCGTTGCTGGTGGCGCTGGCCAGCGTCGGCTGGCTGGGTGAGCACCTGTCGGCACTGGCGTGGGCCGGCATTGCCGTGATCAGCCTTGGCATCCTGGCCATGGCGGGCGGTGCGCGCGGCGCCCGCGGCGGGCAAGGCAGCCGCGAGGGCGTGTGGCTGGCGCTGCTGAACGCGCTGGTGATCGCCGCCTATACGCTGATCGACGGCACCGGCGTGCGGCGCTCGGGCGCGCCGGTGGCATATGCCTTCTGGATCTTCGTGCTGACCGCGGTGCCGCTGGCGGCGTGGGCACTGGCGACGCGCCGGCCGGAACTGCGCGCCTACGTGCGCCGCAACCTGGTGTTCGCGCTGGTGGGCGGCGGCGGCACGCTGGCGTCCTACGGGCTGTCGCTGTGGGCGATGACGCGCGCGCCGGTGGCGCCGGTGGCAGCCCTGCGCGAGTCTTCGATCCTGTTCGGCGCGCTGATCTCCGCGCTGCTGCTCAAGGAGCGCGTCGGCGCCGCGCGCCTGGGCGCGGCCTGCCTGATCGCCGCCGGCGTAGCCACGCTGCGCTTCGCCTGA
- a CDS encoding LysR family transcriptional regulator, whose amino-acid sequence MDIELARTFLQVVRDGSLLAAADKLHVTQTAVTARIKSLEAQLNCRLFERNKAGARLTPDGQRFLGYASQLVQTWEAACRELPLPAGLASLFRYGTEISLGNPLVLLWATRLRQRMPAQAVRAEVGDGAELQRRLQSGALDAALVYQPEYAPGMHVEALMEEKLVLIRSTQRDGGYVYVDWGPEFRRQHDSALPEYARASLYFNLGPLALQYILQFGGSGYFRTRVVQSYLDSGALARVAGAPEFSYPVFLVRAKPPAGPAREAVEILRDIVREESDWSQRWDFPQ is encoded by the coding sequence ATGGACATCGAACTCGCCCGCACCTTCCTCCAAGTCGTGCGCGACGGCAGCCTGCTGGCAGCCGCCGACAAGCTGCATGTCACGCAGACCGCCGTCACCGCGCGCATCAAGAGCCTGGAGGCGCAGCTGAACTGTCGCCTGTTCGAGCGCAACAAGGCGGGGGCGCGGCTGACGCCGGACGGGCAGCGTTTTCTCGGCTATGCCAGCCAGCTGGTGCAGACCTGGGAGGCGGCGTGCCGCGAGCTGCCGCTGCCGGCGGGGCTGGCCAGCCTGTTTCGCTATGGCACGGAAATCAGTCTGGGCAACCCGCTGGTGCTGCTATGGGCGACGCGGCTGCGGCAGCGGATGCCGGCGCAGGCGGTGCGCGCGGAGGTGGGTGACGGGGCGGAGCTGCAGCGCCGGCTGCAATCGGGCGCGCTGGATGCGGCGCTGGTGTACCAGCCGGAGTACGCGCCCGGCATGCATGTGGAAGCGCTGATGGAGGAGAAGCTGGTCCTGATCCGCTCGACGCAGCGCGACGGCGGCTATGTCTATGTCGACTGGGGTCCGGAGTTCCGCCGCCAGCATGACAGCGCGTTGCCGGAATATGCGCGGGCGTCGCTGTACTTCAACCTGGGGCCGCTGGCGCTGCAGTACATCCTGCAGTTCGGCGGCAGCGGCTACTTCCGCACGCGCGTGGTGCAGAGCTACCTGGACAGCGGGGCGCTGGCGCGCGTTGCCGGCGCGCCGGAGTTCTCGTATCCCGTGTTCCTGGTCCGTGCCAAGCCGCCCGCGGGACCGGCGCGGGAAGCCGTGGAGATCCTGCGCGACATCGTGCGGGAAGAATCGGACTGGTCGCAGCGCTGGGACTTCCCGCAGTAG
- a CDS encoding acyl-CoA dehydrogenase family protein — protein MQRLIFEAEHDAFRESARRFYQREVGPHGERWREQGCVDREVFRKAGEQGYLLMWADEQYGGAGVQDFRYEQILIEENARHGDSGFFGTLHSRLVAPYIGRIGNEEQRQRLLPAAARGESIFAIAMTEPQTGSDLAGIRTRAEDHGDHWVLNGAKTYISNGQLADVVVVVARTDPERSHGLTLFIVERGMPGFERGRKLRKLGLHSQDTSELFFDNVKVPKANVLGEPGQAFRYLTRHLAEERLIGACGYMASAQVAFDITLDYVRERKAFGRAIGTFQNSRFKLAELRAQLDALQTFVDQCVLQHNAGTLTVETAASAKLLTSELQGRMVDEGVQLHGGAGYMEEYRICRMYADARISRIYAGSSEIMKEIIGRGLGLDDRVKG, from the coding sequence ATGCAACGCCTGATCTTCGAAGCCGAACACGACGCCTTCCGCGAATCCGCCCGCCGCTTCTACCAGCGCGAGGTCGGCCCGCACGGCGAGCGCTGGCGCGAACAGGGCTGCGTCGACCGCGAGGTGTTCCGCAAGGCCGGCGAGCAGGGCTACCTGCTGATGTGGGCCGACGAGCAATACGGCGGCGCCGGCGTCCAGGACTTTCGCTACGAGCAGATCCTGATCGAGGAAAACGCGCGCCACGGCGACTCCGGCTTCTTCGGCACGCTGCACTCGCGCCTGGTGGCGCCTTACATCGGCCGCATCGGCAACGAAGAACAACGCCAGCGCCTGCTGCCCGCGGCGGCGCGCGGCGAGTCGATCTTCGCCATTGCCATGACCGAGCCGCAGACCGGTTCGGACCTGGCCGGCATCCGCACCCGCGCCGAGGACCATGGCGACCACTGGGTGCTGAACGGCGCCAAGACCTATATCTCGAACGGCCAGCTGGCCGACGTGGTGGTGGTGGTCGCCCGCACCGACCCGGAACGCAGCCACGGCCTGACGCTCTTCATCGTCGAACGCGGCATGCCCGGCTTCGAGCGCGGGCGCAAGTTGCGCAAGCTGGGCCTGCACTCGCAGGACACTTCGGAACTGTTCTTCGACAACGTCAAGGTGCCCAAGGCCAACGTGCTGGGCGAGCCCGGCCAGGCCTTCCGCTACCTGACGCGCCACCTCGCCGAAGAGCGCCTGATCGGGGCCTGCGGCTACATGGCGTCGGCGCAGGTGGCGTTCGATATCACGCTGGACTACGTGCGCGAGCGCAAGGCTTTCGGGCGCGCCATCGGCACGTTCCAGAACTCGCGCTTCAAGCTGGCCGAGCTGCGTGCGCAACTGGACGCGCTGCAGACCTTCGTCGACCAGTGCGTGCTGCAACACAACGCCGGTACGCTGACGGTGGAGACCGCGGCATCGGCCAAGCTGCTGACTTCCGAGCTGCAGGGGCGCATGGTCGACGAGGGCGTGCAGTTGCACGGCGGCGCGGGGTATATGGAGGAGTACCGCATCTGCCGCATGTATGCCGACGCGCGCATCTCGCGCATCTATGCCGGCAGCAGCGAGATCATGAAGGAGATCATCGGCCGCGGCCTGGGGCTGGATGACCGCGTGAAGGGATAG
- the acnB gene encoding bifunctional aconitate hydratase 2/2-methylisocitrate dehydratase — protein sequence MLENYRAHVAERAALGIPPLPLTAKQTAELIELLKNPPAGEEQNLVELISHRVPAGVDDAAKVKASYLAAVALGKEKCALISRAKATELLGTMLGGYNISPLIELLDDAEVGTVAADALKKTLLMFDAFHDVKEKADKGNANAKAVLQSWADAEWFTSRPEVPQSLTITVFKVPGETNTDDLSPAPDATTRPDIPMHALAMLKNKREGAAFQPEEDGKRGPVKFIESLKEKGHLVAYVGDVVGTGSSRKSATNSVLWFTGEDIPFIPNKRFGGVCLGNKIAPIFYNTMEDAGALPIELDVSKMEMGDVVELRPYEGKALKNGEVIAEFKVKSDVLFDEVRAGGRIPLIVGRGLTAKAREALGLAPSTLFRLPQNPADTGKGFTLAQKMVGRACGLEEGKGIRPGTYCEPKMTSVGSQDTTGPMTRDELKDLACLGFSADLVMQSFCHTAAYPKPVDVKTHHTLPEFISTRGGISLRPGDGVIHSWLNRMLLPDTVGTGGDSHTRFPIGISFPAGSGLVAFAAATGVMPLDMPESVLVRFKGQMQPGVTLRDLVNAIPLYAIKQGLLTVAKQGKKNIFSGRILEIEGLPDLKVEQAFELSDASAERSAAGCTVRLNKDPIIEYINSNITLLKWMIAQGYQDPRSLQRRIKAMEAWLADPKLLEPDADAEYAAVIEIDLADVHEPIVACPNDPDDVKTLSEVAGAKIDEVFIGSCMTNIGHFRAASKLLEGKRDIPVKLWVAPPTKMDQKQLTEEGHYGVFGTAGARTEMPGCSLCMGNQAQVREGATVMSTSTRNFPNRLGKNTNVYLGSAELAAICSRLGRIPTKDEYMADMGVLNANGDKIYKYMNFDQIEDFKEVADGVNV from the coding sequence ATGCTTGAAAACTATCGCGCACATGTGGCCGAGCGCGCCGCGCTTGGCATCCCCCCTCTGCCCCTGACCGCCAAGCAGACGGCCGAGCTGATCGAACTGCTGAAGAACCCGCCCGCCGGCGAAGAACAGAACCTGGTCGAGCTGATCTCCCACCGCGTGCCGGCCGGCGTCGATGACGCGGCCAAGGTCAAGGCCTCGTACCTGGCCGCCGTGGCACTGGGCAAGGAAAAGTGCGCGCTGATCTCGCGTGCCAAGGCTACCGAGCTGCTGGGCACCATGCTGGGCGGCTACAACATCTCGCCGCTGATCGAGCTGCTGGACGACGCCGAAGTCGGCACCGTCGCCGCCGACGCGCTGAAGAAGACCCTGCTGATGTTCGACGCCTTCCACGACGTGAAGGAGAAGGCCGACAAGGGCAACGCCAATGCCAAGGCCGTGCTGCAAAGCTGGGCCGACGCCGAATGGTTCACCAGCCGTCCGGAAGTGCCGCAAAGCCTGACCATCACCGTGTTCAAGGTGCCGGGCGAAACCAACACCGACGACCTGTCGCCCGCGCCGGACGCCACCACCCGCCCGGACATCCCGATGCACGCGCTGGCGATGCTGAAGAACAAGCGCGAAGGCGCGGCGTTCCAGCCGGAAGAAGACGGCAAGCGCGGCCCGGTCAAGTTCATCGAATCGCTGAAGGAAAAGGGCCACCTGGTCGCCTATGTGGGCGACGTGGTCGGCACCGGTTCCAGTCGCAAGTCGGCCACCAACTCGGTGCTGTGGTTCACCGGCGAAGACATCCCGTTCATCCCGAACAAGCGCTTCGGCGGCGTGTGCCTGGGCAACAAGATTGCCCCGATCTTCTACAACACCATGGAAGACGCCGGCGCGCTGCCGATCGAGCTGGACGTGTCGAAGATGGAAATGGGCGACGTGGTCGAGCTGCGCCCGTACGAAGGCAAGGCGCTGAAGAACGGTGAAGTGATCGCCGAGTTCAAGGTCAAGTCCGACGTGCTGTTCGACGAAGTCCGCGCCGGCGGCCGCATCCCGCTGATCGTCGGCCGTGGCCTGACCGCCAAGGCGCGCGAGGCGCTGGGCCTGGCCCCGTCGACGCTGTTCCGCCTGCCGCAGAACCCGGCCGATACCGGCAAGGGTTTCACGCTGGCGCAGAAGATGGTCGGCCGCGCCTGCGGCCTGGAAGAAGGCAAGGGCATCCGCCCGGGCACCTACTGCGAACCGAAGATGACCTCGGTGGGCTCGCAGGACACCACCGGCCCGATGACCCGCGACGAGCTGAAGGACCTGGCCTGCCTGGGCTTCTCGGCCGACCTGGTGATGCAGTCGTTCTGCCACACCGCCGCGTATCCGAAGCCGGTCGACGTCAAGACCCACCACACGCTGCCCGAGTTCATCAGCACCCGCGGCGGCATCTCGCTGCGCCCGGGCGACGGCGTGATCCACTCGTGGCTGAACCGCATGCTGCTGCCCGACACCGTCGGCACCGGCGGCGACTCGCACACCCGCTTCCCGATCGGCATCAGCTTCCCCGCCGGCTCGGGCCTGGTGGCCTTTGCCGCCGCCACCGGCGTGATGCCGCTGGACATGCCGGAATCGGTGCTGGTTCGCTTCAAGGGCCAGATGCAGCCGGGCGTGACGCTGCGCGACCTGGTCAACGCGATCCCGCTGTACGCGATCAAGCAAGGCCTGCTGACCGTGGCCAAGCAAGGCAAGAAGAACATCTTCTCGGGCCGCATCCTGGAAATCGAAGGCCTGCCCGACCTGAAGGTCGAGCAAGCGTTCGAGCTGTCGGATGCATCGGCTGAGCGTTCGGCCGCCGGTTGCACGGTGCGCCTGAACAAGGACCCGATCATCGAATACATCAACAGCAATATCACGCTGCTGAAGTGGATGATCGCCCAGGGTTATCAAGACCCGCGCAGCCTGCAGCGCCGCATCAAGGCCATGGAAGCGTGGCTGGCCGATCCGAAGCTGCTGGAGCCGGACGCCGACGCCGAGTATGCCGCCGTGATCGAGATCGACCTGGCCGACGTGCATGAGCCGATCGTGGCCTGCCCGAACGACCCGGACGACGTGAAGACGCTGTCCGAGGTGGCCGGCGCCAAGATCGACGAAGTGTTTATCGGTTCGTGCATGACCAACATCGGCCACTTCCGCGCAGCGTCCAAGCTGCTGGAAGGCAAGCGCGACATCCCGGTCAAGCTGTGGGTGGCCCCGCCGACCAAGATGGACCAGAAGCAACTGACCGAGGAAGGCCACTACGGCGTGTTCGGCACCGCCGGTGCCCGCACCGAAATGCCGGGCTGCTCGCTGTGCATGGGCAACCAGGCACAGGTGCGCGAAGGCGCGACCGTGATGTCGACCTCGACCCGCAACTTCCCGAACCGCCTGGGCAAGAACACCAACGTGTACCTGGGTTCGGCCGAACTGGCGGCAATCTGCTCGCGCCTGGGCCGCATCCCGACCAAGGACGAGTACATGGCCGACATGGGTGTACTGAACGCCAACGGCGACAAGATCTACAAGTACATGAACTTCGACCAGATCGAGGACTTCAAGGAAGTGGCCGACGGCGTGAACGTGTAA
- a CDS encoding PQQ-dependent sugar dehydrogenase, with translation MPKPNFARLLRTAMLASAVPVLATLAACGESAKLPSEAGFGPTPQLPPPNQTAIPTVKIAPAIGWAAGQRPVPAEGMAVTAFADKLDHPRWVYVLPNGDVLVAESNAPPKPDDGKGIKGWIMKMVMKRAGAGTPSANRITLLRDSNGDGVADQRSVFLKDVNSPFGMALVGNDFYVAATDALLRFPYQPGQTEISAAPQKVVDLPGGPLNHHWTKSLIASRDGSKLYVTVGSNSNVGENGMDKEVGRAAIWEVDRSTGAHRIFASGLRNPNGMAWEPVTGMLWTAVNERDEIGSDLVPDYITSVRDGGFYGWPYSYYGQHVDQRVKPPAPELVARAIVPDYAVGAHTAALGLAAAGGNSLPARFSEGMFVGLHGSWNRRPLAGYKVIFVPFSQGRPQGAPFDVLTGFVDDDGKARGRPVGVAIDKRGGLLVADDVGNTVWRVSGAR, from the coding sequence ATGCCGAAGCCCAACTTTGCGCGCCTGTTGCGCACCGCCATGCTGGCCAGCGCCGTCCCCGTGCTGGCCACGCTCGCCGCCTGCGGCGAATCGGCCAAGCTGCCGTCCGAAGCGGGCTTCGGACCCACGCCGCAGCTGCCGCCGCCCAACCAGACCGCCATTCCCACCGTCAAGATCGCGCCGGCCATCGGCTGGGCCGCGGGCCAGCGCCCGGTGCCGGCCGAAGGCATGGCGGTGACGGCCTTCGCCGACAAGCTGGACCATCCGCGCTGGGTCTATGTGCTGCCCAACGGCGACGTGCTGGTGGCCGAGAGCAATGCCCCGCCCAAGCCCGACGACGGCAAGGGCATCAAGGGCTGGATCATGAAGATGGTGATGAAGCGCGCCGGCGCCGGCACGCCCAGCGCCAACCGCATCACGCTGCTGCGCGACAGCAACGGCGACGGCGTCGCCGACCAGCGCTCGGTGTTCCTGAAGGACGTGAATTCGCCGTTCGGCATGGCGCTGGTCGGCAACGACTTCTACGTGGCCGCCACCGATGCGCTGCTGCGCTTCCCGTACCAGCCCGGCCAGACCGAAATCAGCGCCGCGCCGCAGAAGGTGGTCGACCTGCCCGGCGGGCCGCTCAACCATCACTGGACCAAGAGCCTGATCGCCAGCCGCGATGGCAGCAAGCTGTACGTGACCGTGGGCTCGAACAGCAACGTGGGCGAGAACGGCATGGACAAGGAGGTCGGCCGCGCCGCGATCTGGGAGGTCGACCGCAGCACCGGCGCGCACCGCATCTTTGCCAGCGGGCTGCGCAATCCCAACGGCATGGCGTGGGAGCCGGTCACCGGCATGCTGTGGACCGCCGTCAACGAGCGCGACGAGATCGGCAGCGACCTGGTGCCGGACTACATCACCTCGGTGCGCGACGGCGGCTTCTATGGCTGGCCCTACAGCTACTACGGCCAGCATGTGGACCAGCGCGTGAAGCCGCCGGCACCGGAGCTGGTGGCCAGGGCGATCGTTCCCGACTACGCCGTGGGCGCACACACCGCCGCGCTGGGCCTGGCCGCGGCCGGCGGCAACAGCCTGCCGGCGCGTTTCAGCGAAGGCATGTTCGTCGGCCTGCATGGTTCGTGGAACCGCCGCCCGCTGGCGGGCTACAAGGTGATCTTCGTGCCGTTCAGCCAGGGCCGGCCGCAGGGCGCGCCGTTCGACGTGCTGACCGGGTTTGTCGACGACGACGGCAAGGCGCGCGGGCGGCCGGTGGGCGTGGCGATCGACAAGCGCGGCGGCTTGCTGGTGGCCGACGATGTCGGCAATACGGTCTGGCGGGTCAGCGGCGCCAGGTGA